One genomic segment of Actinoplanes ianthinogenes includes these proteins:
- a CDS encoding MFS transporter, whose protein sequence is MGRGGIVHRVYSVVVFVILASLDNVAIGIVPPLYGSIGDDFGVGEGHIALATTIMFLISAVAAIGWAYAGDRTDRKPVLTIGTLIWVAGTAWSGLATGYPTFLLAQVVAAVGLGAVASVSFSVVSDLITPKRRGLVMSFWGLSQGLGTLAGTLVGGILGHTDWRAPFLVTAAAGLVATVLYLFTYNVPRGESQPELAGVEYDERIHHDHLPIILGRRTNVWLILQGGTAQIAFGSLVWLPVLFRARAEDQGYSAGTAVLVGSAFATIFQLGAALSILGGLAGDRLQRRTPRGRALVAAVGVLAAVPFYVVLFFVPMTITVPDGASTGAVIRGVLENVVTEPTVATCLGIAVFALMLTSANSPNWFAMISDVNPPEHRGTVYSLGNLVNGVGRAGGNALVAVAFQRLSGAFPPPLNYAVGLASFQFFFIPTGIMYWLASRTVAGDMAATHAVLLTKASEMSPDGHVGGDPAVVAEGLTAQQDPGAIR, encoded by the coding sequence ATGGGCAGGGGCGGCATCGTGCACCGCGTCTACAGCGTCGTGGTCTTCGTCATCCTGGCGTCCCTCGACAACGTGGCGATCGGCATCGTGCCGCCGTTGTACGGCAGCATCGGGGACGACTTCGGGGTGGGCGAGGGGCACATCGCCCTGGCCACCACGATCATGTTCCTGATCAGCGCGGTCGCCGCGATCGGCTGGGCGTACGCCGGCGACCGCACCGACCGCAAACCGGTCCTGACCATCGGCACCCTGATCTGGGTCGCCGGCACCGCCTGGTCCGGCCTGGCCACCGGCTACCCCACGTTCCTGCTCGCCCAGGTGGTCGCCGCGGTCGGCCTGGGCGCGGTCGCCTCGGTGAGCTTCTCGGTGGTCAGCGACCTGATCACGCCGAAGCGGCGGGGGCTGGTGATGAGCTTCTGGGGCCTGTCGCAGGGCCTCGGCACGCTGGCCGGCACCCTGGTCGGCGGTATCCTCGGGCACACCGACTGGCGCGCGCCGTTCCTGGTCACCGCCGCGGCCGGGCTGGTCGCCACGGTGCTGTACCTGTTCACCTACAACGTGCCGCGCGGCGAGAGCCAGCCGGAGCTGGCCGGGGTGGAGTACGACGAGCGGATCCACCACGACCACCTGCCGATCATCCTGGGCCGGCGGACCAACGTCTGGCTGATCCTGCAGGGCGGCACCGCGCAGATCGCGTTCGGCTCGCTGGTCTGGCTGCCGGTGCTGTTCCGCGCCCGGGCCGAGGACCAGGGCTACTCGGCGGGCACGGCGGTGCTGGTCGGCAGCGCGTTCGCGACGATCTTCCAGCTCGGTGCGGCGCTGTCGATCCTCGGCGGGCTGGCCGGTGACCGGCTGCAACGGCGTACCCCACGGGGCCGGGCCCTGGTGGCAGCGGTCGGGGTGCTGGCCGCGGTCCCGTTCTACGTGGTGTTGTTCTTCGTCCCGATGACGATCACCGTGCCGGACGGGGCGAGCACCGGCGCGGTCATCCGCGGCGTGCTGGAGAACGTGGTGACCGAGCCGACCGTCGCCACCTGCCTGGGCATCGCCGTCTTCGCGCTGATGCTCACCTCGGCGAACTCGCCGAACTGGTTCGCCATGATCTCGGACGTGAACCCGCCCGAGCACCGCGGCACCGTCTACAGCCTCGGCAACCTGGTCAACGGTGTCGGCCGGGCCGGCGGGAACGCGCTGGTGGCGGTCGCCTTCCAGCGGCTCTCCGGTGCGTTCCCGCCGCCGCTGAACTACGCGGTCGGGCTGGCCTCGTTCCAGTTCTTCTTCATCCCGACCGGGATCATGTACTGGCTGGCCAGCAGGACGGTGGCCGGCGACATGGCCGCGACCCACGCCGTCCTGCTGACCAAGGCCTCAGAGATGAGCCCAGACGGTCACGTCGGTGGGGACCCCGCCGTCGTCGCTGAGGGGCTCACTGCTCAGCAGGACCCGGGCGCCATCCGGTAG
- a CDS encoding glycoside hydrolase family 13 protein, with protein sequence MPSTDAWWRDAVIYQIYPRSFADGNGDGMGDLPGITARLPRLRELGVDAVWLSPFYVSPQHDAGYDVADYRDVDPRFGTLGDADKLITTAHDLGLKIIVDLVPNHTSSEHAWFRAALAAPPGSPERDRYIFRDEPPNSWQSVFGGPAWQQVPDGQWYLHLFDVSQPDLNWDHPEVRAEFLDILRFWLDRGVDGFRVDVAHGLIKDAALSDWTQPATVLGGLEPAGPPPPMWDQEGVHEIYRQWRSVLDGYSPARILVAEAWVQPEERLARYVRPDEMHQAFNFPYLEAPWTPGELREVIDSSLAATGAVGATTTWVLSNHDVVRHASRLGFPVTEKRKPGIGIGDPQPDTGLGLRRARAATLLMLGLPGSAYLYQGEELGLPEHTTMADAHRQDPAWERSGHAERGRDGCRVPIPWEADAPSYGFGPGDRSWLPQPAAWAEYALDRQVDVPGSTYELYRSALRLRREHELGGGSLAWQATGDDVLAFRNGGLLVLTNFGQDPVALPDGARVLLSSEPLSDDGGVPTDVTVWAHL encoded by the coding sequence ATGCCCTCCACTGACGCCTGGTGGCGCGACGCTGTCATCTACCAGATCTACCCGCGCTCGTTCGCCGACGGGAACGGCGACGGCATGGGCGACCTGCCCGGCATCACCGCGCGCCTGCCCCGGCTCCGCGAGCTCGGCGTCGACGCCGTCTGGCTCTCCCCGTTCTACGTCAGCCCGCAGCACGACGCGGGCTACGACGTCGCCGACTACCGGGACGTCGACCCGCGGTTCGGCACCCTGGGCGACGCCGACAAGCTCATCACCACGGCACACGACCTCGGCCTGAAGATCATCGTGGATCTGGTGCCGAACCACACCTCCAGCGAGCACGCCTGGTTCCGGGCCGCGCTGGCCGCGCCGCCCGGCAGCCCGGAGCGCGACCGGTACATCTTCCGCGACGAGCCGCCGAACTCGTGGCAGAGCGTGTTCGGCGGCCCGGCCTGGCAGCAGGTCCCGGACGGCCAGTGGTACCTGCACCTGTTCGACGTCTCGCAGCCGGACCTGAACTGGGACCACCCGGAGGTCCGCGCGGAGTTCCTGGACATCCTGCGGTTCTGGCTGGACCGCGGCGTCGACGGCTTCCGGGTCGACGTGGCGCACGGCCTGATCAAGGACGCCGCGCTGTCCGACTGGACGCAGCCGGCCACGGTGCTCGGCGGCCTGGAGCCGGCCGGCCCGCCGCCGCCGATGTGGGACCAGGAGGGCGTGCACGAGATCTACCGGCAGTGGCGGTCGGTGCTGGACGGCTACTCCCCCGCCCGGATCCTGGTGGCCGAGGCCTGGGTGCAGCCCGAGGAGCGGCTGGCCCGCTACGTCCGGCCGGACGAGATGCACCAGGCGTTCAACTTCCCCTACCTGGAGGCGCCCTGGACACCGGGCGAGCTGCGCGAGGTGATCGACTCCTCGCTGGCCGCCACCGGCGCGGTCGGCGCGACCACCACCTGGGTGCTGTCGAATCACGACGTGGTGCGGCACGCGTCCCGGCTCGGTTTCCCGGTCACCGAGAAGCGCAAGCCGGGGATCGGGATCGGCGACCCGCAGCCGGACACCGGGCTGGGCCTGCGCCGGGCCCGGGCGGCCACCCTGCTGATGCTGGGCCTGCCCGGCTCGGCGTATCTCTACCAGGGCGAGGAGCTGGGGCTGCCGGAGCACACCACGATGGCCGACGCGCACCGCCAGGATCCGGCCTGGGAGCGGTCCGGGCACGCCGAGCGCGGGCGGGACGGCTGCCGGGTGCCGATCCCGTGGGAGGCGGATGCGCCGTCCTACGGCTTCGGGCCGGGCGACCGCAGCTGGCTGCCGCAGCCCGCGGCCTGGGCGGAGTACGCGCTGGACCGGCAGGTGGACGTGCCCGGCTCGACCTACGAGCTGTACCGGTCGGCGCTGCGCCTGCGCCGGGAGCACGAGCTGGGTGGCGGGTCGCTGGCCTGGCAGGCGACCGGCGACGACGTCCTGGCGTTCCGCAACGGCGGGCTCCTCGTGCTGACCAATTTCGGTCAGGATCCCGTGGCCCTACCGGATGGCGCCCGGGTCCTGCTGAGCAGTGAGCCCCTCAGCGACGACGGCGGGGTCCCCACCGACGTGACCGTCTGGGCTCATCTCTGA
- a CDS encoding HD domain-containing protein: MAPRMLLSMPLHAITEVYGEAGLRQRFALELESFPPDERERLTEALDLAARLHAEDRRVREPYLNHLLRVAIRIIRYYQVRDVDVLVAALLHDAVEDHPAELAGLAPDTSYEKATEAALAALAQRFNPRVADLVRSVTNPAYAPDRDRHEQYREHVAESLDRDPWARIIKISDFTDNGVGVIHTTLDKAHRSATKYRPLVPKLRELIGRPDTPLSTQAKEHILDQLDLAEERFAAILDD, from the coding sequence ATGGCGCCAAGGATGCTGCTGTCGATGCCGCTGCACGCGATCACCGAGGTGTACGGCGAGGCCGGCCTGCGGCAGCGCTTCGCGCTGGAGCTGGAGTCGTTCCCGCCGGACGAGCGGGAACGACTGACCGAGGCGCTGGACCTGGCGGCGCGGCTGCACGCGGAGGACCGGCGGGTCCGCGAGCCGTACCTGAACCACCTGCTCCGGGTGGCCATCCGGATCATCCGCTACTACCAGGTGCGGGACGTGGACGTGCTGGTCGCGGCGCTGCTGCACGACGCGGTCGAGGATCACCCGGCGGAGCTGGCCGGGCTGGCGCCGGACACGTCGTACGAAAAGGCCACCGAGGCGGCCCTCGCCGCCCTCGCCCAGCGATTCAACCCACGGGTGGCCGACCTGGTCCGGTCGGTGACGAACCCCGCCTACGCGCCGGACCGGGATCGGCACGAGCAGTATCGGGAGCACGTCGCGGAGAGCCTGGACCGTGATCCGTGGGCGCGGATCATCAAGATCTCCGACTTCACCGACAACGGGGTCGGGGTGATCCACACCACGCTGGACAAGGCGCACCGGTCGGCGACCAAGTACCGCCCGCTGGTCCCGAAGCTGCGCGAGCTGATCGGGCGGCCGGACACCCCGCTCTCCACCCAGGCCAAAGAGCACATCCTGGACCAGTTGGACCTGGCCGAGGAGCGATTCGCCGCCATCCTCGACGACTGA
- a CDS encoding MHYT domain-containing protein gives MAVHVHHFTYGAFNPIAATLLAYLGSFLGLLCTERARDAHNRSRRNRWLVIAAFAIGGGGIWLMHFSAMLGFDVPDSPVRYDLPVTLLSLGFSVLTVGIGLMVVGHGGRSRAKTIAAGVLTGGGVLAMHYTGMEGMRLSARVHYDPLLVAASAIIALAACTIALWFTVSVRGLRRVAGAAAVMAVAVCGMHYTGMAALRVEMDPTIIPSGAGIRPLTMIVPITVLTAIIIVGVALSALQAMTEEEFTDGAGTPKRGVHAEPPQPWSLRQPSMGGGLRLSPAARAMAAGRAAGVARPSPSPSPRPAPRPPTFDPAVAGAPVPAPMAPMPMTPRPAPPRMTPMPPASAPSPAAPEPPVPVAPTPPAVPPAPAGEAGGPAVGPGASGP, from the coding sequence GTGGCTGTTCACGTTCACCACTTCACCTACGGCGCCTTCAACCCGATAGCCGCGACGCTGCTGGCGTACCTCGGCTCGTTCCTCGGGTTGCTCTGCACGGAACGCGCGCGGGACGCGCACAATCGCAGCCGGCGCAACCGGTGGCTGGTGATCGCCGCCTTCGCGATCGGCGGTGGCGGCATCTGGCTGATGCACTTCTCCGCGATGCTCGGCTTCGACGTGCCGGACAGCCCGGTCCGCTACGACCTGCCGGTCACCCTGCTCAGCCTGGGCTTCTCGGTGCTGACCGTGGGCATCGGGCTGATGGTGGTCGGGCACGGCGGGCGCAGCCGGGCCAAGACGATCGCGGCCGGGGTGCTGACCGGGGGCGGGGTGCTGGCCATGCACTACACCGGGATGGAGGGGATGCGGCTGTCCGCGCGGGTGCACTACGACCCGCTGCTGGTCGCCGCGTCCGCGATCATCGCGCTGGCCGCCTGCACGATCGCCCTGTGGTTCACCGTCTCGGTACGCGGCCTGCGCCGGGTGGCCGGCGCCGCCGCGGTGATGGCGGTCGCGGTCTGCGGGATGCACTACACCGGGATGGCCGCGTTGCGGGTGGAGATGGATCCCACGATCATCCCGAGCGGCGCCGGGATCCGGCCGCTCACCATGATCGTGCCGATCACCGTGCTCACCGCGATCATCATCGTCGGGGTGGCGCTCAGCGCGTTGCAGGCGATGACCGAGGAGGAGTTCACCGACGGCGCCGGCACCCCGAAACGGGGCGTGCACGCCGAGCCGCCGCAGCCCTGGTCACTGCGTCAGCCGTCGATGGGCGGCGGGCTCCGGCTCTCCCCCGCGGCGCGCGCCATGGCGGCCGGGCGAGCCGCCGGGGTAGCCCGCCCGTCGCCGTCCCCCTCGCCGCGCCCGGCGCCCCGCCCGCCGACCTTCGACCCGGCCGTGGCCGGCGCCCCGGTCCCGGCGCCGATGGCACCGATGCCGATGACACCCCGGCCCGCGCCGCCGCGGATGACGCCGATGCCACCGGCGTCCGCGCCGTCGCCGGCGGCGCCCGAGCCCCCGGTGCCGGTGGCTCCGACACCCCCGGCCGTGCCACCGGCCCCGGCCGGTGAAGCCGGTGGTCCGGCGGTGGGTCCGGGCGCCTCCGGACCGTGA
- a CDS encoding GPGG-motif small membrane protein yields MDLLLWILAVILVVAGILALFRRQILWGVVLIIVGLLVGPGGVSIFT; encoded by the coding sequence ATGGACCTACTGCTCTGGATTCTCGCCGTTATCCTCGTGGTCGCCGGCATCCTCGCGCTGTTCCGGCGGCAGATCCTCTGGGGCGTTGTGCTGATCATCGTGGGGCTGTTGGTCGGCCCCGGCGGCGTCAGCATCTTCACCTGA
- a CDS encoding metallophosphoesterase family protein, whose amino-acid sequence MIRIAAVGDVHVDKDVVGRYRPALDELPDRADALLVAGDLTRHGTVDEAKCFVTEFGGLAVPVVVVLGNHDHQSDRQDDVTQVLTDAGITVLEGSATVLEIRGHRLGIAGTKGFGGGFKGACASNFGERESKDFVRTTERYADALREALRSVECDALVALTHYAPVPETLAGEPLEIYAFLGCYQLGQAIDDAPTALALHGHAHHGAERGRTPGGVPVRNVAHPVIKQAYNVYQLLTDTVDERNEELVTA is encoded by the coding sequence ATGATCCGGATCGCCGCCGTTGGCGACGTGCATGTGGACAAGGACGTGGTGGGCCGGTACCGGCCGGCCCTGGACGAGCTGCCGGACCGGGCCGACGCGCTCCTGGTCGCCGGTGACCTGACCCGGCACGGCACGGTCGACGAGGCCAAGTGCTTCGTCACCGAGTTCGGCGGGCTGGCGGTGCCGGTCGTGGTGGTGCTCGGCAACCACGACCACCAGAGCGACCGGCAGGACGACGTCACCCAGGTGCTCACCGACGCCGGGATCACCGTGCTGGAGGGCTCCGCGACGGTGCTGGAGATCCGCGGGCACCGGCTCGGGATCGCCGGGACCAAGGGGTTCGGCGGCGGCTTCAAGGGCGCCTGCGCGAGCAACTTCGGCGAGCGCGAGTCGAAGGACTTCGTCCGCACCACCGAGCGGTACGCCGACGCCCTGCGCGAGGCGCTGCGCTCGGTCGAGTGCGACGCCCTGGTGGCGCTGACCCACTACGCGCCGGTCCCGGAGACGCTGGCCGGCGAGCCGCTGGAGATCTACGCCTTCCTCGGCTGCTACCAGCTGGGCCAGGCGATCGACGACGCGCCCACCGCGCTGGCCCTGCACGGGCACGCGCACCACGGCGCGGAGCGTGGCCGGACCCCGGGCGGGGTGCCGGTCCGCAACGTCGCGCACCCGGTGATCAAGCAGGCGTACAACGTGTATCAGCTGCTCACCGACACTGTGGACGAGCGGAACGAGGAGTTGGTGACCGCCTGA
- a CDS encoding nucleotidyltransferase, whose translation MPHRVDEGLAGTMKRVAASLKTAEIPFALGGSFAVYAHGGHSSDHDVDFLIREQDKERALQELAKVGFQTEEPPEDWLVKVYEDNRMVDLIYRPVETPVTDETLADTERISVEAIYMPVLSATQLMIHKLLSYSQHHCDFAQGLPVARSLREQIDWARVRRETAKSPYAEAFLVLLDRLDVVSLEPDEGKA comes from the coding sequence ATGCCGCACCGCGTCGACGAGGGGCTGGCCGGCACGATGAAACGGGTCGCCGCCTCCCTGAAGACCGCGGAGATACCGTTCGCCCTGGGAGGCAGCTTCGCTGTGTACGCCCACGGCGGTCACTCCAGTGACCACGACGTGGACTTCCTGATCCGCGAGCAGGACAAGGAGCGGGCTCTCCAGGAACTGGCCAAGGTCGGCTTCCAGACCGAGGAGCCGCCGGAGGACTGGCTGGTCAAGGTGTACGAGGACAACCGGATGGTGGATCTGATCTATCGCCCGGTGGAGACCCCGGTCACCGACGAGACGCTGGCCGACACCGAGCGGATCTCGGTCGAGGCGATCTACATGCCCGTGCTGTCGGCGACCCAGCTGATGATCCACAAGCTGCTCAGCTACAGCCAGCACCACTGCGATTTCGCCCAGGGGCTGCCGGTCGCCCGCTCGCTGCGGGAGCAGATCGACTGGGCCCGGGTCCGGCGGGAGACCGCGAAATCCCCGTACGCCGAGGCGTTCCTCGTCCTGCTGGACCGACTCGACGTCGTGTCACTGGAGCCCGACGAGGGGAAGGCCTGA
- a CDS encoding dTMP kinase → MSSPARTIALIGIDGSGKTTQARLLAAALAGAGQPAVYRQNAGGRAWFSRRAARWGRGDAEGLFGRRGMLVIESLLRWLAIARTLLRRAVRRDVAVMDRYAFCQFASLRAHGAGAAAERRARLAYRLFPRPDVTFLLAVDPAVARERIDRRGTDQESMEYLTAADRAYRSLPEFADFVVIDANGSPERVHAAISARLAAVPPVQRRVRVGTLVLAGVPVVAGAAVIGWQVAESF, encoded by the coding sequence ATGTCCTCCCCCGCTCGCACCATCGCCCTGATCGGGATCGACGGCTCCGGCAAGACGACCCAGGCACGGCTGCTGGCCGCCGCCCTGGCCGGCGCCGGGCAGCCGGCGGTCTACCGGCAGAACGCCGGCGGCCGGGCCTGGTTCAGCCGGCGGGCCGCGCGCTGGGGCCGCGGGGACGCCGAGGGACTGTTCGGGCGGCGGGGCATGCTGGTCATCGAGTCGCTGCTGCGCTGGCTGGCGATCGCCCGGACCCTGCTGCGCCGCGCGGTCCGGCGGGACGTCGCGGTGATGGATCGGTACGCGTTCTGCCAGTTCGCCAGCCTGCGCGCGCACGGGGCCGGGGCGGCCGCCGAGCGCCGGGCGCGGCTGGCGTACCGGTTGTTCCCGCGGCCGGACGTGACGTTCCTGCTGGCGGTCGATCCGGCGGTGGCCCGGGAACGGATCGACCGGCGGGGCACGGATCAGGAGTCGATGGAGTATCTGACGGCGGCGGATCGGGCGTACCGGTCGCTGCCGGAGTTCGCGGACTTCGTGGTGATCGACGCGAACGGGTCGCCGGAGCGGGTGCACGCGGCGATCTCGGCGCGGCTGGCGGCCGTGCCGCCGGTCCAGCGCCGGGTCCGGGTGGGGACGCTGGTGCTGGCCGGCGTGCCGGTGGTGGCCGGGGCGGCGGTCATCGGGTGGCAGGTGGCGGAGAGCTTCTGA
- a CDS encoding SDR family NAD(P)-dependent oxidoreductase, translated as MTNTALVTGGTGGLGAATIAAFLDAGWRVVAPARPGSVDRLPTGVVAVPADLTDPAGATAAAEAAAGDPDAPLKAVVNLVGGYAGSGLIADTPVQEFEAMLTANLRPTYLTTAAALPHLVAAGGGAVVCVSSRAAVAPFPGAAGYIASKAAVLAFAATVAVEYKKQGVRCNTVLPSVIDTPGNRDAMPDADRSRWVDPAEIAGTILFLASDAAASISGAQIPVYGRA; from the coding sequence ATGACCAACACTGCTCTTGTGACGGGCGGCACCGGCGGGCTCGGCGCGGCCACCATCGCGGCGTTCCTGGACGCCGGGTGGCGCGTGGTGGCCCCGGCCCGCCCCGGCTCCGTGGATCGGCTGCCGACCGGCGTCGTCGCCGTCCCGGCCGACCTCACCGACCCGGCCGGCGCGACCGCCGCCGCCGAGGCGGCCGCCGGCGATCCGGACGCCCCGCTGAAGGCGGTGGTCAACCTGGTCGGCGGATACGCCGGCAGCGGCCTGATCGCCGACACCCCGGTCCAGGAGTTCGAGGCGATGCTCACCGCCAACCTGCGACCCACCTACCTGACCACCGCGGCGGCCCTGCCGCACCTGGTCGCGGCCGGCGGCGGCGCGGTGGTCTGCGTCTCGTCCCGGGCCGCGGTGGCGCCGTTCCCCGGCGCCGCCGGCTACATCGCCTCGAAGGCGGCGGTGCTGGCCTTCGCCGCGACCGTCGCGGTCGAGTACAAGAAGCAGGGTGTGCGCTGCAACACGGTGCTGCCCAGCGTGATCGACACCCCGGGCAACCGCGACGCGATGCCGGACGCCGACCGCAGCCGCTGGGTCGACCCCGCCGAGATCGCCGGCACCATCCTGTTCCTCGCCTCGGACGCCGCGGCCTCGATCAGCGGCGCCCAGATCCCCGTCTACGGCCGGGCGTAG
- a CDS encoding sigma-70 family RNA polymerase sigma factor, with protein sequence MDAGNARNRVSDGNEGTVGNVEKNTVMRTDQVAEERDLVGVYLHEISRTPLLDAAREVELSKAIEAGLYAEHLLEQGEERRGVSREELERLVTEGSKAKDLFIRANLRLVVSIARRYVRSGMPMLDLIQEGNTGLVRAVEKFDYERGYKFSTYATWWVRQAISRAIAQQERTVRLPVHLVEDVNRMRNVTRQLVRELGGDPEPEQIAAALGVTVERVNELTRWAQDTVSLDTPVGDDGDTNLGDLVADSDAPSPEEIVLSALERQRIEGLLNHLDDRSAGIMRARYGLEDGREHSLTEVASRFSLSRERIRQLEIQALGRLRELARAEGLQAA encoded by the coding sequence ATGGACGCAGGTAATGCCCGTAACAGGGTTAGTGACGGCAATGAGGGGACCGTGGGCAACGTGGAGAAGAACACCGTGATGCGTACCGACCAGGTTGCCGAGGAGCGCGACCTCGTCGGAGTCTACCTGCACGAAATCTCCAGGACGCCGCTGTTGGACGCCGCGCGGGAGGTCGAGCTCTCCAAGGCGATCGAGGCGGGCCTCTACGCCGAGCACCTGCTCGAGCAGGGCGAGGAGCGTCGCGGCGTCAGCCGGGAGGAGTTGGAGCGCCTCGTCACCGAGGGTTCCAAGGCGAAAGACCTGTTCATCCGTGCCAACCTGCGACTGGTCGTGTCGATCGCCCGCCGCTACGTGCGCTCGGGCATGCCGATGCTCGACCTGATCCAGGAGGGCAACACCGGCCTGGTCCGCGCGGTCGAGAAGTTCGACTACGAGCGCGGCTACAAATTCTCGACGTACGCGACCTGGTGGGTGCGGCAGGCGATCAGCCGGGCGATCGCCCAGCAGGAGCGCACCGTCCGCCTCCCCGTGCACCTGGTCGAGGACGTCAACCGGATGCGTAACGTGACCCGCCAGCTCGTCCGTGAGCTGGGCGGTGACCCGGAGCCCGAGCAGATCGCGGCGGCCCTGGGCGTGACCGTGGAGCGGGTCAACGAGCTCACCCGCTGGGCCCAGGACACCGTGTCCCTGGACACCCCGGTCGGCGACGACGGCGACACGAACCTGGGCGACCTGGTGGCCGACAGCGACGCGCCGTCGCCCGAGGAGATCGTGCTGAGCGCGCTGGAGCGCCAGCGCATCGAGGGCCTGCTGAACCACCTGGACGACCGTTCGGCCGGCATCATGCGGGCCCGCTACGGCCTGGAGGACGGCCGCGAGCACTCGCTGACCGAGGTGGCCTCGCGCTTCTCGCTCAGCCGCGAGCGGATCCGCCAGCTGGAGATCCAGGCGCTCGGCCGGCTGCGTGAGCTGGCCCGGGCCGAGGGCCTGCAGGCAGCCTGA
- a CDS encoding C40 family peptidase — protein sequence MPLPRTRLRALVVALTALAITTSGAVAAHAAPSESELKKQIDQASQKLEDVTETYNKTRLDLKKTKADAVKLTASLKPAQAALAQASAKMSTIATSQYITGRVGPMTVLLSGKQGELLDRMGYLEQITRANQADIDTYTETTQTFAQKQAALKTTEQKQQLQIKELDAQKTKIKKDLQKLYDMREAAYGSATEDTGSYTGKIPQIAGSAGKAVAFAFKQVGKPYGYGDAGPDSYDCSGLTMAAWAAAGKSLPHNAAAQKGAVRMFSDKSQLQPGDLVFYRGGGHVAIYVGDGKIIDAPSAGRDVLYRTINIMTPDSPGYGRVS from the coding sequence GTGCCACTCCCCCGTACCAGGCTCCGGGCGCTGGTGGTCGCGCTGACCGCACTTGCGATCACCACGTCGGGAGCTGTGGCCGCCCACGCGGCTCCGTCCGAGAGCGAACTGAAGAAGCAGATCGACCAGGCTTCGCAGAAACTCGAGGACGTCACCGAGACGTACAACAAGACGCGTCTCGACCTGAAGAAGACCAAGGCGGACGCGGTGAAGCTGACCGCCTCGCTGAAGCCGGCTCAGGCGGCGCTGGCCCAGGCCAGCGCCAAGATGTCGACCATCGCCACGTCGCAGTACATCACCGGCCGGGTCGGCCCGATGACCGTGCTGCTCAGCGGCAAGCAGGGCGAGCTGCTCGACCGGATGGGCTATCTGGAGCAGATCACCCGCGCCAACCAGGCGGACATCGACACGTACACCGAGACCACGCAGACCTTCGCGCAGAAGCAGGCGGCCCTCAAGACCACCGAGCAGAAGCAGCAGCTCCAGATCAAGGAGCTGGACGCGCAGAAGACGAAGATCAAGAAGGACCTTCAGAAGCTGTACGACATGCGCGAGGCCGCGTACGGCAGCGCCACCGAGGACACCGGGTCGTACACCGGCAAGATCCCGCAGATCGCGGGCTCGGCGGGCAAGGCGGTCGCCTTCGCGTTCAAGCAGGTCGGCAAGCCGTACGGATATGGCGACGCGGGCCCGGACTCGTACGACTGCTCGGGTCTGACCATGGCGGCCTGGGCCGCCGCCGGCAAGTCGCTGCCGCACAACGCGGCCGCCCAGAAGGGCGCCGTGCGGATGTTCAGCGACAAGAGCCAGCTCCAGCCCGGCGACCTCGTGTTCTACCGGGGTGGCGGGCACGTCGCGATCTACGTCGGCGACGGCAAGATCATCGACGCGCCGTCGGCCGGCCGGGACGTGCTCTACCGGACGATCAACATCATGACCCCGGACAGTCCCGGGTACGGCCGGGTGTCATAA
- a CDS encoding DUF3817 domain-containing protein: MQGALTRYRIIAWIVGVLLVVLVLVGMPLKYFGDNATLVALIGPLHGFLYMVYLLLTFDLSRRAHWPFGRMVVVMLAGTIPFFSFWAERQVTRHWLPNAALEPALNE, from the coding sequence GTGCAGGGCGCCCTCACCCGTTACCGGATCATCGCCTGGATCGTCGGCGTGCTCCTCGTCGTGCTCGTGCTGGTCGGCATGCCGCTGAAATACTTCGGCGACAACGCCACGCTGGTCGCCCTGATCGGCCCGCTGCACGGCTTCCTGTACATGGTCTACCTCCTGCTCACCTTCGACCTGTCCCGGCGGGCGCACTGGCCGTTCGGCCGGATGGTCGTGGTGATGCTGGCCGGCACCATCCCGTTCTTCTCGTTCTGGGCCGAGCGTCAGGTCACCCGGCATTGGCTGCCGAATGCCGCACTCGAGCCGGCACTGAACGAATAG
- a CDS encoding DUF6158 family protein gives MTDPRSAGGAVVDFEIGVDPVGLPDDDLFRELASLYRTRLATLRHGPDAALENHFRRTAELETEYMARFPGREIDPGRLTQDF, from the coding sequence ATGACGGATCCGCGATCGGCGGGCGGCGCGGTGGTCGACTTCGAGATCGGGGTCGACCCGGTGGGCCTGCCCGACGACGACCTGTTCCGGGAACTCGCCAGCCTCTACCGGACCCGGCTGGCCACCCTGCGGCACGGCCCGGACGCGGCGCTGGAGAACCACTTCCGGCGGACCGCGGAGCTGGAGACCGAATACATGGCGCGCTTTCCGGGGCGCGAGATCGACCCCGGCAGGCTCACCCAGGACTTCTGA